DNA from Pseudomonas mendocina:
AGGCACGCAGGCACGCAGGCACGCACCGTATCGGTGAGCAGCGTGTCGCCCGCCAGGTACAGGCTCGGCTCACCCGGCATCTCGATCAGAAAACCGACACCGTGCTCCATCAGGCGCCCGATCATTCCCAGGCCATGGGTGCAGCGGATGGTGCGAATACGTCCGCCGAGAAAAGGGCCGGGGTATTCATGCTCTGGCAACAACACCTGCACGTTCAAACCGCGCTGTCGCAGGTAGCGGGCGTCGTGCGGCGTGCAGATCACCGGAATCTGCCGTTCGCGCAGCCACTGGGTGCCGGCACGATCCTGGTGATCGAAATGACCTTTCTGGCAATGGGTGATCAGGCAGTGAGTGACCGACTCCTGCGCGGCGCGAGCACCGACTGGCAACTCGACCAGTGGATTGCGCTGGCGAGCGCCGAACAATCGCAGCGGTGGTAACGCGCCCTGGCGCGCAAGGTAAGCGCGCAAACCGCTGAACCGGTGGCGAGCTACGCGCGGCGCATCAAGCTCTACCAACTCAGCGAACGCCTGGCCATGACCTCCTCACCGCTGAGCACGCTCAGTGCCGAACTGGGCTTCAGCAGCGCGGCCAATCTGCGGCGCATGTTCAAGGCGCTGACCGGACTGACACCCGCGCAGTATCGCCAGCAATATGGGCGCGTCTGAACTCGTAACTGCCGGTCTTTTGCGACAGTCGGCCAGGCCAGACGACAACCAAAACGCCGCTTCGCTCGTTGCGCTGATGCAACAGTCCTTTGCCAAATCCCCGGTTTAATGAGCTTGCTAACGAGGCGTATAAACGAACTGCGACATATCGCCGCATTCGCATTTCGAGGAGACAAGCATGAACGTGATCGTGCATGAGCGTGACAACGAACATCTTTCCCGTGAAGCCCGTGCCATGGGGATCGTGGTCTGGGACGTGATTCAGAATGGCGAGCTGGTCGGCATCTTCCCGTCCCAGGACGAAGCCGATGCCTACCGCCAGGCGCTGGAAGAAGCGCAGCTGCAAGGATGAGCGGAGGCTGTTGCCGTTTCCAGCGAAACGGCAACAGCTTCGAAGAAGCACTCAGCCCACCGCTCTCAAACGAGCCACCGCCCTCCCGCCAGTGCACAACATCCGCCCCTCCCTCGACAACCAACGGCGCAGGCTACGCGCCCAGCGTTGCCAAAACCTTGAAGTGCCCGCTTGGTAGCCGAGCAATTCGCTACGCACTAGTAACTGCGCCGCCAGATAGCCGACCTCCACTTCACTGTATTCGTAACGCCCATACGAGCTGCGCGAACCCTCTGTATCGACGTCAGACCAGGCGTAACGGCTTTCAGATTGAATATTCATCACCTCGGCCCTCTCACAGATCGAGCACGAGGGGCTGCACGCCGTCCTCGCCTTGCGCCGGGATTGCACAGCAGATCAACACACTACCGTCTTCCGGCAATTCAGCCGGTGGGTTCGGGTAGTGCACCTGACCGCTGACCAGGCGCGTCTTGCAGGTACCGCAGGAACCGCCACGGCAGCTGAACTCAGGCGTCAGGCCACGGCTTTCTGCCAGTTCCAGCAGGCTGCCACCCTCCGGCTTCCAGCGTGCCTCCTTGCTCGAGGAGGTGAAATACACCGGTACCGGCTCGCTCGCGGCGGGCGGCTGGACGAAGGTGACACTCTGTCCATCCGTGCGACGCGTCAGTGTCGACGGGCCGAACGCCTCGGCATGAATACGCGTGTCGGCGACGTTCAAATCGCGCAGGCCGTCGTAGATCGCCTGGGTAAAGGCGGCCGGGCCACACAGGTAGAAGTCGTAATCGTCGAACGACAGCGCCGCCTTGATCTGCGCCAGCTCGATGCGCCCGTGCTGTTCGTAGTCGTGCCCGAGCACTGCGTCCTGTTCCGGTGCACTGAGAGCACGGTGAACCTGCAACAGACCACCTGCGCGCTTTACCAACTCGCGCAGCTCAGCCTGGAACGGCAGGTCAGCGAGCGTCCGTGCGCCCTGAAAGAAGTGGATACGCCTGCCCTGCCCCAGCGCCACCTGCTCGCGCAGCATCGACAGCAATGGGGTGATGCCGACACCGGCACCGACCAGCACCAGTGGCCGGTTGGTGTCACTGTTCAGGGTGAAACTGCCCAGCGGCGGACGCACTTCCAGCACATCGCCCACCTGCACCTGCTCGTGCAGATGTCGCGAAACCACACCCTGCGCCTTGACGCTGATGCGCAGCTGACCGTCCGCCGGCGCACTGGACAGGCTGTAGGTACGCAGCAGGGTTTCACCCGTGACAGTGGTGATGCGAATCGGCAGGTGCTGACCGGCGGCGAAGCGCGGTGCAACGCCTTGCTCCGGCGCCAGCACGAATGAGCGGATATCGGTGCTTTCCTGCTGCTGGTGCTGCACGCGCCAGCGCTGCCACTGGTTGCGCTGCTCACGCTCGCGCAGACGGGCGTCGGTTTCCGCCCAGGTGCCGGTCATCAGGCTGGTCGGTGCATATTCTTCGAAAGCCCAGCGCAGTGAGGTCGCCGCCGGGCGCAGTACCGCCTGTTCGACGTCGAGCGTCCACAGCCGCTCGGCGCCTTCGAAGGCGTTGATCAGCGGGCTGTCGAGGATGATCTCGGCGCGGCCGCCCAGTTGCAGCACGTCGCCGCTGGTGAAATCGACGAACAGCAGGCCGGCGCGCGGATTGACGCTGAGATTGCCCAGGGTATTGAAGAACAGGTTGCCGGCGTAGTCGGGAATGGTCAGCCGATTGCCCTCCACCCGCACGAAGCCGGCGCGTCCGCCACGGTGCGAAACGTCTACCGAGCGGCGGCCATCGTCGTGCTCGACATAACTGGCGACGAAGAAGGTGTCGGCGCTGCGGATCATCTCGACGCTGCGCGCATCCAGTTCGGTCGCATCAATGCGCTCGATACCCCGTTCGTGCGCGCGGCGGTACTGGCGCAGCTGGATGTACTGCGGGCAATTGCCGTAGGAATGCTCCACTGCAATCTCCAGACGCTGCGCCGAGGCTTGGCGAATATGCCCATTGAGACGATTGCGCCGCCGCGTATGCAGCTCGATGCCGAGCAGGCCGATGGCCTCGCCGCTGCCCAGGCCGGATGTGGCCGGATCGAGCGGGTCGAGCGCAATGTCGGCGAGATCGAACGACAGTCGATGTGGATCAGGCGAGGTGACGAAACCCTCCTCGCCCTCGATCAGCGTGGCCCAGGGCTGGCCTGCACCATCCACAGCACCCGCGATCATGAACGGCAGCTGGTGGTAGAACTCGCGATGCTGATCCGGCATGTAGTCGCGGATCACCTTCTGCCCGAGCACTTCCATGCGCTCGGCGACGCCGACCTTTTCCTGCAGTTGCCGTTCACCGGCGTGCCAGGGCGACTGCCGATGGCTGGGGAGCTGTTGCATGTTCTGTCCTCCACGCAAGAAGCTGCCGAGTGATCCCGGCAGCTATCGGCGACTCAGGCTTGCAGGCCGGCGGCGGTACGCGGCATCGGCACGAAACCCGGCAGCGCTTCGATGCGTGCCAGCCAGGCGCGAATGTTCGGGTAGGGCTCCAGCGAGACGTTGCCCTCCGGCGCATGGGCGATATAGGAGTAGTTGGCGACATCGGCGATGCTCGGTTTGTCGCCAGCGAGGAACGGGGTGTCGCTCAGTTCGCCTTCCATCACGGTGAACAGCGCATGGGCACGGTTGATCACTTCCTCGGTGTTGAACGAGGCGCCGAATACGGTGACCAGGCGAGCGGCGGCAGGGCCGAACGCCACCAGGCCAGCGGCCACCGACAACCAGCGCTGCACGCGGGCGGCTGCAGCCGGCTCTTGTGGCAGCCAGTCGTCATTGCCGTAGCGCTTGGCCAGGTAGACGAGGATGGCGTTGGAGTCGCTGACAATGGTGCCGCCGTCATCGATCACCGGCACCTGACCGAAGGGGTTGAGGGCAAGGAACTCGGGGGTCTTGTGCTCGCCCTTGGCCAGGTCGACGAAGATCAGCTCGGTGGGCACTTTCAGCAGCGACAGCATCAGCTCGGCACGGTGGGCGTGGCCGGAGCGTGGGAAGTTATACAGTTTGATGGCTGGGGACATGGCGATGATTCCTTTGAGGTTGGCTTAGGACACCGCGAGACGGCTTGCCTTCGCGACGATGGGGCCATGTTCGCCTCATCCAATCTCGATAAGAATCACCACACAGGACAATCCACTATTTCACTTTCTGCAATTCAATTCCGTCACGCCTGAAATGCCGGATGGGCACGCAGGCGTGGCACGGCAAAATCGAGGAAACTGCGCACCCGCCCCGCCGCCCGCCGCCCTTCTCGGTAATACAGCTGCACCGGCACTGGCGGCGCGGCGAAGCTTTCCAGCACCGCCTGCAACTGCCCGCTCTGCAGCTCCTGATAGGCTTCGTAGCTCAGGCAGCGGGTCAGGCCAAAACCGGCGAGCGCCGCGCGGATCGCGGCCTGCGGCGTGCTGCAGGTCAATCGCGGCGCGAGCCTCACCGCGCCGTCCGCAAAACGCCATTCCCCCGCATGACCGGTCGAAGACCGGCCAATGGTGCGGTGCACGTACAGGGCTTGCGGATTGGCGGGCCAGCCCCAGCGCTCCAGGTAAGCCGGCGCCGCACACACCAGCGGCCGCGCCCATCCCAACGGTACGGCGAAACCGGACGAACTGGGCAGATGGCCAACCACCACGGCCAGGTCGATGCCCTCCTCCAGCAACCTGGGCGGCTCCTCGCGCGCCAGGGTGGCCAGGCTCACCTCGGGAAATGCCGCCAGGTAGTCGACCGCGATGGGGGTCAGCACCTGATGGGTCATCAACAGCGGCAGGGCGAGGGTCAATTGTCCGGCGGGAGTGGCGTGCAGCCCCGTCACCGACTGCTCGGCCTCCTCCACCCGCTGCAGGATACGCTGGCAGCTCTCGGCGAACGCCGCCCCAGCCACGCTGAGGCTGACACCACGAGGCCCGCGCTGCAGCAAGGTGCTGTCCAGACGGCTCTCCAACGCGGTCACGGTACGCATCACCGTGGCTTGCGACAGCTGCAAGTGCCTGGCCGCGGCCGCCAGACTGCCGCTCTGGGCCACGGCAAGGAACACCTGCATCTCGCGGTGATGGCTCATGAAACAGGCGCTGCCCCTGCTGCACGCAGCGCCGGATCGGCGCGAAAACTGGCAGCACAGTGGTCGACGAAGGTACGCACCTTGGCCGACACCTGGCGACCGCCCTGGTGAATGATATGCACCGGCAAGGCAGGGGGTTCGAAGGCTTCGAGCACCAGTTCGATCTCGCCGCGAGCCACCGCGGCGGCCACCTGGTAGGACAGCACGCGGGTATAACCCCAACCCAGGCGTGCCACGCTGATCGCCGCCTGGTTGGAACTGACGGTAAAGCGCGGCTGAGGCATGAAGCCGAACGGACCGTCGGCGCCGACGAACTGCCAGTGCGACAGCAGGGTGCTGGCGCTGGACATGACGATGGGCGCATCACGCAACTCATCCGGATGGCGCGGGCGCCCGACACGATCGAGAAAGGCGGGCGAGGCGCACACCACCGGGCGGATTTGCCCGACCTGCAACGCCGGATGATCGCCCTCAGGCAACGAGCCGATGCGCACAGCCACGTCGATGCCCTCCTCCATCATGTTCACCACGCGGTCGACCAGCAGCGCGTTGATTTCCACGTCCGGGTGGGTGTCGAGGTACTGGGCGATGCGTGGAATCAGGAACAGCTCGCCGAACATCACCGGCGCGGTCACGGTGAGTCGTCCACGCGGGCGCACACTGCCGCCGGCGGCCAGTTCCTCGGCCTCTTCCAGTTCCAGCAGAATGCGCCGGCAGTCCTCGACATAGCGCTGGCCGGCCTCGGTCAGGCGCAGGCTGCGCGTGCTGCGGGCCAGCAACAGCGTGCCAAGGCGCGCCTCCAGCGCAGCGACGGCGCGGGTCACGCTGGGCGGCGAAATGCCCAGCAGCTTGGCGCCCCCGGCGAAGCTCTCGGCCTCGGTCACCGCCAGCAACACCCTCATTTCCTGAAACCGATCCATCGTTACCGCCTGGTTTTCTGTTGCATCGGCACAGGGTAACTCAAGCCGACGTGGTGGCAGGGCTCAACGCCGGCTCAGAGCCAGACGCGCCGCGAAGAGGACGAAGATCAACCCGGTACAGCGATCCATCCACCTGATCACCGCCGCCCGCCGCAGCCAGTGGCCAAGCGGCTGGGTGGCGCCGATCAGCAGCAATGCCCAGACCAGGCTGAGCGCCACATGGATGCCCACCAGGCCAAATGTCCAGATAATCAGCGGCTGCCCCTGCGGGATGAACTGCGGCAGGAAGGACAGGTAGAAAATCCCCACCTTGGGGTTGAGCACATTACCCAGCAGGCCACGCAGGAACCAGTTGGCTCCAGGTGTGCCACTCGCCTGGGCAGGCGCCAGCGAGGTACGCGGGTGCAGCAGCATGTTCAGCCCGAGCCAGACCAGATACGCCGCACCGCAATACTTGAGGAGGTTGTAGCCGAATTCGGAAACCGCCAGCAGCGCGCCGAGGCCGAAGGCCACCGCCGCGCCCCAGATCAGGCAGCCTGCATTGATGCCCAGCGCCGCGCGAAACGCCTGCTGCCGGCCCTCGACCGCAGCGGTACGCAACACCAGCGCAGTGTCGATCCCCGGTGTCAGCGTCAGCAGCGTGGCGGCAAGGGTGAAAGCGATCAGGTTTTCGGCAAAGGGCATCGGCAGGCGCTCCGTCCGCAGGGCAGAGCGCGAGTATAAACAGCGCATCGCTGGCCGTCGTGGGGGCCTGCGATCCCGTAGGGTGCGCCGCGCGCACCGCGGTTCGGTCATGCGGTGCGTGTTGCCGGTGGTGGGCGCGGCGCACCCTAGGTTTAGCCGCGATAGGCCTCGAACAATCCGCTGGCACCCATGCCGCCGCCAACGCACATGGTGACGATGCCGTAGCGCAGTTCGCGACGCTGCAGCTCGCGCACCAGATGGCCGACCTGGCGCGAGCCAGTCATACCGAAGGGATGGCCAATGGAGATGGAGCCGCCGTTGACGTTGTACTTCTCGTTGTCGATTTCGAGCGTGTCGCGACAATACAGGCACTGCGAAGCGAAGGCCTCGTTGAGCTCCCACAGGTCGATGTCGGCCACGCTCAGGCCCTTGGCCTTGAGCAGCTTGGGCACCGAAAACACCGGGCCAATGCCCATCTCGTCAGGCTCGCAACCGGCCACGGTGAAGCCGCGGAAATAGGCCCTGGGCGTCAGGCCCAGCTCCAGCGCCTTTTCCAGGCTCATGACCAGGGTCATGGAGGCGCCATCGGACAGTTGCGAGGCGTTGCCGGCCGTGACGCTACCCGCCGGGTCGAATGCCGGTTGCAGCTTGGCCAGGGACTCCAGGGTGGTGTCCGGGCGGTTGCAGTCATCGGCCTCGACCACGCCGTCGACGATCTTCTTCTCGCCGGTCGCCTTGTCTTCCACCTGATACTTCACCGTCATCGGTACGATTTCGTCGGCGAACAGGCCTTCGGCCTGGGCGCGCGCGGTGCGCTGCTGGCTCTGCAGGGCGTAGGCGTCCTGGGCCTCGCGGGTGATGCCGTAACGGTTGGCGACGATCTCGGCGGTCTTGCCCATGGGGTAATAGATGCCGGGGTTTTCCTTTTGCAGCAGCGGGTTGAACAGGTTGTCCATGTTCATGCTTTTCAGGGTCATGGTGATGGACTCGACGCCGCCGGCGACGATGATGTCGCTGCAACCGGATGCCACCTGGTTGGCGGCGATCGCGATGGCCTGCAGGCCCGAGGAGCAGAAGCGGTTGAGGGTCATGCCCGCTACCGGGTTGCCCAGGCGCGAGAGCACCGCGACGTTGCGGCCGATGTTCATGCCCTGGGCACCCTCGTTGGAGCCGGCGCCGACGATGCAGTCATCGACCAGCTTCGGGTCGATGCCGTTACGCACCAGCAGCGCATCGACGCAGTGAGCGGCCATATCGTCCGGCCGGGTCATATTGAACTTGCCGCGGAAGGACTTGGCCAGGCCAGTCCGGACGCTATCGACGATCACCACTTCACGCATGACGCACCTCGTTGTTATTGGATGGCGAATGGCGTGAAGATAAATCCAGCCCATGCATAGGCGCGACCATCATTGATATGGCGTATACGAGGCGATGCAGAGACGTAGCCCGGATGCAATCCGGGATCACCGGGAACGACATAAAAGCATCGCGGCTAAAGCCCCTCCCACGGCTTCCCTGTAACCTGTGGGAGGGGCTTTAGCCGCGACAAGACATCAATCCCTCGCGAACGCCGCCTCGATGGCCTCGTTGATGGTGCGCAGCACCTTGACCCGGGCGAAGCGCTTGTCATTGGCCTCGATCAGCGTCCAGGGCGCGATCTCGGTGCTGGTGCGGTCGACCATGTCCCCCACCGCATCGGCGTAGTCGTCCCACTTGTCGCGGTTGCGCCAGTCCTCCTCGGTGATCTTGAAGCGCTTGAACGGAATCTGCTCACGCTCCTTGAAACGCTCCAGCTGCGTCTGCTGATCGATGGCCAGCCAGAACTTCACCAGAATCACCCCGGCGTTGGTCAACTGTTCCTCGAAGTCGTTGATCTCACCGTAGGCACGCAGCCAGTCCGCCTGACTGCAGAAGCCCTCGACCCGCTCCACCAGCACGCGGCCATACCAGCTACGGTCGAAGATGGTGAAATGCCCGCGCGCCGGGATGTGTCGCCAGAAGCGCCATAGATAGGGCTGGGCGCGCTCTTCCTCGGTCGGCGCCGCCACCGGCACGATGCGGTACTGGCGCGGATCGAGAGCTCCGGTCACGCGGCGAATAGCGCCGCCCTTGCCGGCCGCATCATTGCCTTCGAATACCGCGATCAGGGCATGCTTGCGCATGCGCTTGTCGCGCATCAGGCCGGACAGGCGCGCCTGCTCGGTGGCCAGTTGCTCCTTGTAGTCGTCCTTGTCCAGCGTCTGGGTCATGTCCAGACTGGCCAACAGGCCGCGGTTGTCCAGGCTCGACACCAACGGAGCGGCGTGTGGCCGCTGGGGTTCGCGGGCCGTATTGGCCAGCGCCGCCTGCAGCCCCTCGAGCAAAATGCGGCCCACGGTGAGGCTGCGGTAATAGTGATCGACGCCCTCGACCACGTACCAGGGCGCGTAGTCGCGGCTGGTGCGACGCAACACGCGCTCGCCGTAGCGCACGAACTTGTCGTAGGTCTTCGACTGCTGCCAGTCCAGCGGACTGATGCGCCAGCTGTGCAGCGGGTCATCCTTGAGCGCTTCGAGCCGTGCCTTCATCTGCTTCTTGGACAGGTGGAACCAGAACTTGAAGATCAGCGCGCCCTCGTCGCAAAGCATGCGTTCCAGGCGCTCGGCACCGTCGATGGCCTGATCCAGCACGGCGTCCTTGAAGTGGCCATGCACGCGGCCCTGCAACATCTGGCTGTACCAGTTGCCGAAGAACACCCCGATACGCCCCTTGGGCGGGAGTTGCCGCCAATAGCGCCAGGCCGGCGGACGCGCCAGTTCTTCGTCGGTCTGGATATCGAAGGTGCTGACCTGGATCAGCCGCGGATCCATCCACTCGTTGAGCAGCTTCACCGTTTCGCCCTTGCCGGCACCCTCGACACCGTTGATCAGCACGATGAGAGGGAAGTGCGCCTGCTGCTTGAGTTCGTACTGCGCCTCCAGCAACGCCTCGCGCAATGCCGGCTCTTCGGCCTCGAACGTGGCCTTGTCGATACTGCGGCCGATTTCGGCGGATTCGAACATGCAATGACCTCCCTGGAATGATCATCAGAGCCTAACGGATAGAACGCGACTTTGCCCGATAGGCATCCGTGGCAGATTGATCTGCGCCAGGAAAACCCGGCTCGCAGCGGTTAGAATCGCCGCCTGTTTTACCCGGAACCCCAGCATGTCCGACGCCCACAACGCCCAGCTCGACTGGGATGAATACGGCCAGCCGCTGTCGCGCAGCTACGGCGACGTATATTTCTCCCGCGCCAACGGCCTGGAGGAGACCCGTCACGTCTTCCTCGCCCACAACCACATCGTCGAGCGCTGCCAGGCTCTCCCGGCTGGCGGACGACTGGTGATCGGCGAAACCGGCTTCGGCACCGGGCTCAACTTCCTCTGCGCCTGGCAGGCCTTCGCCGAGCATGCCCCGCGCGATGCCCGGCTGCATTTCGTCAGCGTGGAGAAATTCCCGCTGACCCAAGCAGACTTGCAGCGCGCCCTGGCCCTATGGCCGGAACTGACGCCCTACGCCGAGCAACTGCTGGCGCAGTACCGCGCCATCCACCCCGGTTTCCAGCGCCTGCTGCTCGATGGCGGGCGCGTGGTGCTGACGCTGATGATCGGTGATGTGCTCGAGTGCCTGCCGCAGCTGGACGCGAGGGTCGACGCCTGGTTCCTCGATGGCTTCGCCCCGTCGAAGAACCCGGAGATGTGGACGGACGCCCTGTTCGCCGAACTGGCGCGGCTGTCGGCCCCCGGCGCCAGCCTGGCCACCTTCACCAGTGCCGGTTTCGTTCGTCGCGGGCTGATCGCGGCGGGTTTCGCCGTGGTGCGGGTGAAGGGCTTCGGCCACAAGCGCGAGATGCTCGCCGGCCCTTTCCAGGCTGAGCAATCGCAGCACCCGACACCCTGGTTCGCCCGCCCGGTATTGCCACCTGGCGAACGCCATGCCGTGGTGATCGGCGCCGGCCTGGCAGGCTGCGCCACGGCTGCCAGCCTGGCTGCACGTGGCTGGCGCGTCATCCTGCTGGAGCGCCATGACGATGTCGCCCGCGAGGCGTCCGGTAATCCACAGGGCGTGCTCTACCTGAAACTGTCGGCACACGGCACCGCGCTGTCGCGACTGATCGTCGCCGGTTTCGGCCATACCCGCCGCCTGCTCGAGCGCCTGCAACGCGGCGCCGATTGGGATGCCTGCGGC
Protein-coding regions in this window:
- the pap gene encoding polyphosphate:AMP phosphotransferase encodes the protein MFESAEIGRSIDKATFEAEEPALREALLEAQYELKQQAHFPLIVLINGVEGAGKGETVKLLNEWMDPRLIQVSTFDIQTDEELARPPAWRYWRQLPPKGRIGVFFGNWYSQMLQGRVHGHFKDAVLDQAIDGAERLERMLCDEGALIFKFWFHLSKKQMKARLEALKDDPLHSWRISPLDWQQSKTYDKFVRYGERVLRRTSRDYAPWYVVEGVDHYYRSLTVGRILLEGLQAALANTAREPQRPHAAPLVSSLDNRGLLASLDMTQTLDKDDYKEQLATEQARLSGLMRDKRMRKHALIAVFEGNDAAGKGGAIRRVTGALDPRQYRIVPVAAPTEEERAQPYLWRFWRHIPARGHFTIFDRSWYGRVLVERVEGFCSQADWLRAYGEINDFEEQLTNAGVILVKFWLAIDQQTQLERFKEREQIPFKRFKITEEDWRNRDKWDDYADAVGDMVDRTSTEIAPWTLIEANDKRFARVKVLRTINEAIEAAFARD
- a CDS encoding glutathione S-transferase family protein; its protein translation is MSPAIKLYNFPRSGHAHRAELMLSLLKVPTELIFVDLAKGEHKTPEFLALNPFGQVPVIDDGGTIVSDSNAILVYLAKRYGNDDWLPQEPAAAARVQRWLSVAAGLVAFGPAAARLVTVFGASFNTEEVINRAHALFTVMEGELSDTPFLAGDKPSIADVANYSYIAHAPEGNVSLEPYPNIRAWLARIEALPGFVPMPRTAAGLQA
- a CDS encoding LysE family translocator, translated to MPFAENLIAFTLAATLLTLTPGIDTALVLRTAAVEGRQQAFRAALGINAGCLIWGAAVAFGLGALLAVSEFGYNLLKYCGAAYLVWLGLNMLLHPRTSLAPAQASGTPGANWFLRGLLGNVLNPKVGIFYLSFLPQFIPQGQPLIIWTFGLVGIHVALSLVWALLLIGATQPLGHWLRRAAVIRWMDRCTGLIFVLFAARLALSRR
- the mnmC gene encoding bifunctional tRNA (5-methylaminomethyl-2-thiouridine)(34)-methyltransferase MnmD/FAD-dependent 5-carboxymethylaminomethyl-2-thiouridine(34) oxidoreductase MnmC; this translates as MSDAHNAQLDWDEYGQPLSRSYGDVYFSRANGLEETRHVFLAHNHIVERCQALPAGGRLVIGETGFGTGLNFLCAWQAFAEHAPRDARLHFVSVEKFPLTQADLQRALALWPELTPYAEQLLAQYRAIHPGFQRLLLDGGRVVLTLMIGDVLECLPQLDARVDAWFLDGFAPSKNPEMWTDALFAELARLSAPGASLATFTSAGFVRRGLIAAGFAVVRVKGFGHKREMLAGPFQAEQSQHPTPWFARPVLPPGERHAVVIGAGLAGCATAASLAARGWRVILLERHDDVAREASGNPQGVLYLKLSAHGTALSRLIVAGFGHTRRLLERLQRGADWDACGVLQLAFDTKEAERQAKLAAVFPNDLLHALTKDEAEDLAGIGLPAGGLFYPNAGWVHPPALCRQLVQHPLIELRPYQEALSLSRQNDRWRVEGQNGVLAEVPVLVLACAAEIGRLLPKANLPLKRIRGQISRLPASEASRALRTVVCAEGYVAPPREGEHTLGASFDFHSDDLTPSVAEHAGNLELLREISLDLAERLDTQSLDPATLQGRAAFRCTSPDYLPLVGPLAAQGPFNDAYAVLARDARQVPETLCPWLPGLYINSGHGSRGLITAPLSGELIAAWLDDEPLPVPRDVAEASHPNRFMLRKLIRGS
- a CDS encoding LysR family transcriptional regulator, which codes for MSHHREMQVFLAVAQSGSLAAAARHLQLSQATVMRTVTALESRLDSTLLQRGPRGVSLSVAGAAFAESCQRILQRVEEAEQSVTGLHATPAGQLTLALPLLMTHQVLTPIAVDYLAAFPEVSLATLAREEPPRLLEEGIDLAVVVGHLPSSSGFAVPLGWARPLVCAAPAYLERWGWPANPQALYVHRTIGRSSTGHAGEWRFADGAVRLAPRLTCSTPQAAIRAALAGFGLTRCLSYEAYQELQSGQLQAVLESFAAPPVPVQLYYREGRRAAGRVRSFLDFAVPRLRAHPAFQA
- a CDS encoding helix-turn-helix domain-containing protein; this encodes MASYARRIKLYQLSERLAMTSSPLSTLSAELGFSSAANLRRMFKALTGLTPAQYRQQYGRV
- a CDS encoding pyridoxamine 5'-phosphate oxidase family protein, whose amino-acid sequence is MQQLPSHRQSPWHAGERQLQEKVGVAERMEVLGQKVIRDYMPDQHREFYHQLPFMIAGAVDGAGQPWATLIEGEEGFVTSPDPHRLSFDLADIALDPLDPATSGLGSGEAIGLLGIELHTRRRNRLNGHIRQASAQRLEIAVEHSYGNCPQYIQLRQYRRAHERGIERIDATELDARSVEMIRSADTFFVASYVEHDDGRRSVDVSHRGGRAGFVRVEGNRLTIPDYAGNLFFNTLGNLSVNPRAGLLFVDFTSGDVLQLGGRAEIILDSPLINAFEGAERLWTLDVEQAVLRPAATSLRWAFEEYAPTSLMTGTWAETDARLREREQRNQWQRWRVQHQQQESTDIRSFVLAPEQGVAPRFAAGQHLPIRITTVTGETLLRTYSLSSAPADGQLRISVKAQGVVSRHLHEQVQVGDVLEVRPPLGSFTLNSDTNRPLVLVGAGVGITPLLSMLREQVALGQGRRIHFFQGARTLADLPFQAELRELVKRAGGLLQVHRALSAPEQDAVLGHDYEQHGRIELAQIKAALSFDDYDFYLCGPAAFTQAIYDGLRDLNVADTRIHAEAFGPSTLTRRTDGQSVTFVQPPAASEPVPVYFTSSSKEARWKPEGGSLLELAESRGLTPEFSCRGGSCGTCKTRLVSGQVHYPNPPAELPEDGSVLICCAIPAQGEDGVQPLVLDL
- a CDS encoding LysR family transcriptional regulator yields the protein MDRFQEMRVLLAVTEAESFAGGAKLLGISPPSVTRAVAALEARLGTLLLARSTRSLRLTEAGQRYVEDCRRILLELEEAEELAAGGSVRPRGRLTVTAPVMFGELFLIPRIAQYLDTHPDVEINALLVDRVVNMMEEGIDVAVRIGSLPEGDHPALQVGQIRPVVCASPAFLDRVGRPRHPDELRDAPIVMSSASTLLSHWQFVGADGPFGFMPQPRFTVSSNQAAISVARLGWGYTRVLSYQVAAAVARGEIELVLEAFEPPALPVHIIHQGGRQVSAKVRTFVDHCAASFRADPALRAAGAAPVS
- a CDS encoding thiolase family protein, producing MREVVIVDSVRTGLAKSFRGKFNMTRPDDMAAHCVDALLVRNGIDPKLVDDCIVGAGSNEGAQGMNIGRNVAVLSRLGNPVAGMTLNRFCSSGLQAIAIAANQVASGCSDIIVAGGVESITMTLKSMNMDNLFNPLLQKENPGIYYPMGKTAEIVANRYGITREAQDAYALQSQQRTARAQAEGLFADEIVPMTVKYQVEDKATGEKKIVDGVVEADDCNRPDTTLESLAKLQPAFDPAGSVTAGNASQLSDGASMTLVMSLEKALELGLTPRAYFRGFTVAGCEPDEMGIGPVFSVPKLLKAKGLSVADIDLWELNEAFASQCLYCRDTLEIDNEKYNVNGGSISIGHPFGMTGSRQVGHLVRELQRRELRYGIVTMCVGGGMGASGLFEAYRG